A stretch of Sulfurimonas xiamenensis DNA encodes these proteins:
- a CDS encoding succinate dehydrogenase/fumarate reductase iron-sulfur subunit, whose protein sequence is MKINIKRDTVVEYEVQMQNRTLLEVLNEIKTKIDPTLAYNSGCRSSVCGSCAVRVNGKEVLACAYHVQEGDLIEPLKNSEVVRDLVVNMDKAYSFNTKAKAWQSTCTENVSLSYEEQKLNELQSNCILCGLCYSACPVYAVNSEFLGPFTLTRVWRYVSDKRETKVEEKIDSIQTNGVWDCTLCNECTLVCPQGISSKADIEKLRAKSAMLGYMDPNFGNFGGGFGFDGSPSF, encoded by the coding sequence ATGAAAATTAATATTAAAAGAGATACTGTAGTAGAGTATGAAGTGCAAATGCAAAACAGAACACTTTTGGAAGTGCTTAATGAGATAAAAACAAAAATCGATCCCACCCTTGCATATAACAGCGGATGTCGAAGCAGCGTTTGCGGAAGCTGTGCTGTGAGAGTAAACGGCAAAGAGGTTTTGGCATGTGCATATCATGTCCAAGAGGGGGATTTGATCGAACCTTTGAAAAATAGTGAAGTTGTCCGTGATTTAGTTGTAAATATGGATAAAGCTTACAGTTTTAATACAAAAGCAAAGGCGTGGCAAAGTACATGTACGGAAAATGTTTCGCTTTCATATGAAGAGCAAAAATTAAACGAACTTCAGAGCAATTGTATACTGTGCGGTTTGTGCTATAGTGCTTGTCCGGTATATGCAGTAAATAGTGAATTTTTAGGACCCTTTACGCTAACAAGAGTTTGGAGATATGTTAGTGATAAAAGAGAAACAAAGGTAGAAGAAAAAATTGATTCCATTCAAACAAATGGAGTTTGGGATTGTACTCTATGCAATGAGTGTACGCTTGTCTGTCCACAGGGAATTTCAAGCAAGGCAGATATAGAAAAACTAAGAGCAAAAAGTGCAATGTTAGGTTATATGGATCCAAATTTTGGCAATTTTGGTGGGGGATTCGGATTTGATGGGAGCCCCAGTTTTTAA
- a CDS encoding argininosuccinate synthase domain-containing protein, whose translation MKAIALFSGGLDSTLAMKLIIDQGIDVLALNINTGFGSTKDRLEHMQRMCEQVGAELKIIDIESEFLQDVLFDPKHGYGKNFNPCIDCHAKMFTVAKRVMEAEGASFLISGEVLGQRPMSQNKDALKTVLNESSCDGLLLRPLSAKALDPTIAEIEGWVNREKLEGITGRSRDRQLELVKEIGLEDFESPGGGCLLTDENFAKKMFDFIKYDIFEVKDIPVMKFGRHLRLPDGAKLVVGRNKDENEHLQNIVNDKYYHIKTLGLPGPHSLLSKSASRADKELAAKIILTYCKTKEDKVYTLAFDNEELQALPFDSREEIKPYTIM comes from the coding sequence ATGAAAGCAATCGCACTATTTAGCGGTGGATTAGATTCAACTTTAGCAATGAAACTTATAATAGACCAAGGCATAGATGTTTTGGCCCTAAATATTAATACAGGTTTTGGAAGTACCAAAGACAGACTTGAACATATGCAAAGAATGTGTGAACAGGTAGGCGCAGAACTCAAAATTATAGATATTGAGAGTGAGTTTTTGCAAGATGTTCTTTTTGATCCTAAGCATGGATATGGAAAAAATTTCAATCCCTGCATAGATTGTCATGCAAAGATGTTCACTGTTGCAAAAAGAGTTATGGAAGCAGAAGGTGCTTCCTTCTTAATCAGCGGTGAGGTTTTGGGACAGCGACCAATGAGCCAAAATAAAGATGCTTTAAAAACAGTTTTAAATGAGAGCAGCTGCGACGGCTTGCTTCTTCGTCCTCTATCTGCGAAAGCGCTTGATCCGACAATTGCAGAAATAGAGGGTTGGGTAAATAGAGAAAAACTTGAAGGCATTACGGGAAGAAGCCGTGACAGACAGCTTGAACTTGTAAAAGAGATAGGTCTTGAAGATTTTGAGAGTCCAGGCGGAGGATGTCTTCTTACTGATGAGAATTTTGCAAAAAAGATGTTTGATTTTATAAAATATGATATATTTGAAGTAAAAGATATACCTGTTATGAAATTTGGGCGTCATCTAAGACTTCCTGATGGAGCTAAACTTGTTGTCGGAAGAAACAAAGATGAGAATGAACATCTGCAAAACATAGTTAATGATAAATATTATCATATCAAAACTCTTGGTTTGCCTGGACCACACTCTCTTTTAAGCAAAAGCGCAAGTAGAGCAGATAAAGAGCTTGCGGCAAAGATAATTCTTACATATTGTAAAACAAAAGAGGACAAAGTTTATACTTTGGCATTTGATAATGAAGAGCTTCAAGCTCTCCCTTTTGATTCTAGAGAAGAGATAAAACCTTACACCATAATGTAG
- a CDS encoding D-2-hydroxyacid dehydrogenase has product MKIVLLDTLTFGDTDLSAFFELGDVEIFKTTSAEQTQERITNANIIVTNKVVITDEHMQNTPTIKLICVAATGMNNVDLKAAKERRIEVKNVSGYSTDSVIQHTFSMLFYLIGHSKYYDECVKSGEYAKSPIFTDVSKPFFEIKNKKWGIIGLGEIGRGVARVARAFGAEVSYFSTSAQNSSNEFNRVELEELLQTSDIISIHAPLNEKTLNLLGYEQLLICKDGVVVLNLGRGGIIDEDAVAEIIDKKNISFGLDVLSKEPMKQNHPLLNVKNQENLYITPHIAWTSIEARELLIAGVIENIKTFLK; this is encoded by the coding sequence ATGAAAATAGTTTTACTTGACACTCTGACTTTTGGGGATACTGATTTAAGCGCTTTTTTTGAACTTGGCGATGTGGAGATTTTTAAGACCACTTCTGCAGAGCAGACGCAGGAGCGTATAACAAACGCGAATATTATAGTAACAAACAAAGTTGTTATAACTGATGAACATATGCAAAATACGCCTACAATCAAACTTATTTGTGTTGCTGCAACCGGAATGAACAATGTAGATTTAAAAGCTGCAAAAGAAAGAAGAATTGAGGTTAAAAATGTTTCAGGCTACTCAACGGATTCGGTTATTCAGCATACATTTTCTATGCTCTTTTATCTTATAGGCCACTCAAAATATTATGATGAGTGCGTAAAATCCGGCGAATATGCAAAAAGTCCTATCTTTACCGATGTATCAAAACCTTTCTTTGAGATAAAAAATAAAAAGTGGGGAATTATTGGACTGGGTGAAATTGGCCGCGGAGTCGCAAGAGTGGCAAGAGCTTTTGGCGCAGAGGTATCTTACTTTTCAACAAGCGCTCAAAACAGCTCAAATGAGTTTAACCGAGTAGAGTTGGAAGAGCTTTTACAAACATCTGATATTATTTCCATTCATGCGCCTTTAAATGAAAAAACACTCAATTTACTGGGATATGAACAGTTGTTAATATGCAAAGATGGAGTTGTCGTTTTAAATCTAGGACGCGGCGGAATCATCGATGAGGATGCGGTTGCAGAGATAATTGATAAAAAAAACATCTCTTTTGGATTGGATGTTTTAAGCAAGGAGCCAATGAAGCAAAATCATCCCTTGCTTAATGTGAAAAATCAAGAAAATCTCTATATAACACCCCATATTGCATGGACAAGTATTGAAGCAAGAGAGTTGCTGATAGCCGGTGTTATTGAAAATATAAAAACATTTCTAAAGTAG
- the purT gene encoding formate-dependent phosphoribosylglycinamide formyltransferase, translating into MQFSAPLKSNSKKIMLLGSGELGKEVAIEAQRLGLEVIAVDRYQNAPAHHVAHRAYVVNMQDKDAVLEIIHREKPDYILPEIEAISIDALFAAEDKGYNVIPNASAVSKTMNRKNIRTFAAEVLGLKTGPYKFVTTKEGLKEAAERMGFPCVIKPVMSSSGHGQSIAKSADDIDASWEIAKEARGDSSELIVEAFVDFDYEITMLTARNGKETVFCEPIGHEQKDGDYVFSWQPMQMSPLAKERSQEIAKKITDGLGGRGLFGVELFIKGDEVYFSEVSPRPHDTGMVTLITQSQSEFALHLRAVLGLPLGFTFYGEGASAAFKSDVHSYAPAVDVDESLFSEDSFVRVFSKPEAHKGRRLAVALVFDKAEDALKKARDLITKIKDA; encoded by the coding sequence ATGCAATTTAGTGCTCCGCTAAAATCAAACTCAAAAAAAATCATGCTTTTAGGTTCGGGCGAACTTGGTAAAGAAGTTGCCATCGAAGCACAAAGACTTGGTCTTGAAGTTATTGCAGTTGATAGATATCAAAATGCGCCGGCACACCATGTCGCACATCGTGCATATGTTGTAAATATGCAAGACAAAGATGCTGTTTTAGAGATTATCCATCGTGAGAAGCCGGATTATATACTTCCTGAGATAGAGGCCATTAGCATAGATGCTCTTTTTGCAGCGGAGGATAAGGGGTACAATGTTATTCCAAATGCAAGTGCTGTAAGTAAAACAATGAATAGAAAAAATATTCGTACATTTGCAGCTGAAGTTTTAGGCTTAAAAACAGGTCCTTACAAGTTTGTTACAACAAAAGAGGGTTTAAAAGAAGCCGCAGAGCGCATGGGTTTTCCATGTGTTATCAAACCTGTTATGAGCAGCTCCGGACATGGTCAAAGTATCGCAAAAAGCGCAGATGATATTGACGCTTCATGGGAGATCGCAAAAGAGGCGCGCGGTGATTCAAGCGAATTGATTGTCGAAGCATTTGTTGATTTTGATTATGAGATAACAATGCTCACGGCCAGAAACGGCAAAGAGACAGTTTTTTGTGAGCCTATCGGTCATGAACAAAAGGACGGTGATTATGTTTTCTCATGGCAGCCTATGCAGATGAGTCCGCTTGCAAAAGAGCGCTCACAAGAGATTGCTAAAAAAATCACAGATGGTCTTGGCGGTCGCGGTCTTTTTGGCGTTGAACTTTTTATCAAAGGTGATGAGGTCTATTTTTCTGAAGTTTCCCCGCGTCCGCATGATACTGGGATGGTAACACTTATTACACAGTCTCAGAGTGAGTTCGCTCTTCACTTAAGAGCTGTTTTGGGACTTCCTTTGGGCTTTACATTTTACGGCGAGGGCGCTTCAGCAGCATTTAAATCAGATGTTCATAGCTATGCTCCTGCGGTGGATGTGGATGAATCTCTCTTTAGCGAAGATAGTTTTGTCAGAGTCTTTTCAAAGCCAGAAGCTCATAAAGGAAGACGCCTTGCGGTAGCGCTTGTGTTTGATAAGGCAGAAGATGCACTTAAAAAAGCAAGAGATCTGATTACAAAGATCAAAGACGCGTAG
- a CDS encoding DNA-binding protein yields the protein MTKLTISDAANKLGISKEAIHNRIRRGSLQSVIEDGVKLVIMSSSETLQISPRKKDNKKVPTYADERYYKLLEEQNAKLQQKVENLENETRTLRDQKEQMLIKEREKIEQIYKEKDEQLKNIINAISSNLMLNNPQNKLHIQDDSFEAEIEESLKEEENLEENSRLISLNKYLKNGNFSKKKISKIKEKFKEHAKDDSRVVMVGKKYYIDLQKYDYSDFSL from the coding sequence ATGACAAAACTAACTATATCTGATGCTGCAAACAAGCTTGGCATATCAAAAGAGGCGATTCATAATCGCATAAGGAGAGGTTCTTTGCAAAGCGTAATAGAAGATGGAGTAAAGTTAGTTATTATGAGTAGTAGTGAAACTCTCCAAATATCTCCAAGAAAAAAAGATAACAAAAAAGTACCAACTTACGCAGATGAAAGATACTACAAGCTTTTAGAAGAGCAAAATGCAAAGCTTCAACAAAAAGTCGAAAATCTTGAAAACGAAACAAGAACACTAAGAGATCAAAAAGAGCAGATGTTAATTAAAGAGAGAGAAAAAATAGAGCAGATATATAAAGAAAAAGATGAACAGTTAAAAAATATAATCAATGCAATTTCTTCAAATCTTATGTTAAATAATCCTCAAAACAAGCTTCATATCCAAGATGACTCTTTTGAAGCCGAAATAGAAGAGAGCCTAAAAGAAGAAGAAAACCTTGAAGAAAACAGCAGATTAATATCTCTGAATAAATATTTGAAAAATGGAAATTTTTCGAAGAAAAAGATATCTAAAATAAAAGAGAAATTTAAAGAGCATGCAAAAGATGATTCAAGAGTTGTTATGGTCGGCAAAAAGTATTATATAGATTTACAAAAATATGACTATAGTGATTTTTCATTATAA
- a CDS encoding FAD-dependent oxidoreductase has translation MSKNSVIVVGGGGAGLVAALSAKESGADVIVITKEYPTRSQTCMAQGGINAVLSEQEDDSIETHVQNTLKSAKGLANEQAVRYMCQEAPNAIKWLDGIGVPFSRDSKSKIAQRKLGGTYAARACYAQDYTGLKILHTLYDRCLAEGIEILNERHLLEFITAADKNNRSYVCGVSVLNKRSGEVEIYEAPSIIVATGGYSRVFHKYSTNSVASTGDGVAAALRAGARVSDMEFVQFHPTALKESSILISESARGAGGYLLNSKGERFVNELAPRDEVSKAIDDEMDKGEDIYLDIRHLGAEFIEKELPQESKLAKLYENVDPVSDLLPIKPAAHYTMGGIEVDANSSTFINGLFAVGECANHQVHGANRLGGNSLLELAVFGKQAGKNAADYAQNFDNKIDAAGQKAFFENQIAEIKKLPNKISFYEEYAKLGELFYKNVGIKREKSALQSALEKVKEMKSSISQMGVNDKTKVYNTNLLEFLEFKNMLELSETILISALYRAESRGAHFRVDAPNRDEKFTSHTIIDRDGVVKDEN, from the coding sequence ATGAGTAAAAATAGTGTGATTGTAGTAGGAGGCGGCGGTGCAGGGCTTGTTGCTGCACTTAGTGCTAAAGAGAGCGGAGCCGATGTTATAGTTATAACAAAAGAGTATCCGACAAGAAGTCAAACCTGCATGGCTCAAGGCGGTATCAATGCAGTTTTATCCGAACAAGAGGATGACAGCATAGAGACACATGTCCAAAATACACTTAAATCCGCAAAAGGCTTGGCAAATGAGCAAGCTGTAAGATATATGTGTCAAGAAGCGCCAAATGCGATCAAGTGGCTTGATGGTATCGGTGTGCCTTTTAGCAGAGACAGCAAGTCAAAAATTGCCCAGAGAAAATTGGGGGGCACTTATGCTGCACGAGCTTGCTATGCGCAAGATTATACAGGACTTAAAATTCTTCATACACTTTATGACAGATGTCTGGCTGAGGGAATTGAGATTTTAAATGAACGACATTTGCTTGAGTTTATAACAGCTGCGGACAAAAATAACAGAAGTTATGTTTGTGGCGTGAGTGTTTTAAACAAAAGAAGCGGTGAAGTAGAGATATATGAGGCTCCGAGCATAATAGTTGCTACCGGCGGATACAGCAGGGTTTTTCATAAATATTCTACAAACTCTGTTGCATCAACTGGTGATGGAGTGGCTGCTGCTCTAAGAGCCGGAGCGCGAGTAAGTGATATGGAGTTTGTGCAATTTCACCCAACAGCTCTTAAAGAGTCATCTATACTTATATCTGAAAGCGCAAGAGGTGCGGGCGGATATCTTTTGAACTCTAAAGGAGAGCGGTTTGTTAATGAGTTGGCTCCTCGTGATGAGGTCTCAAAAGCTATTGATGATGAGATGGACAAAGGCGAAGATATTTATCTTGATATTCGCCATTTGGGAGCAGAGTTTATAGAAAAAGAGCTGCCTCAAGAGTCAAAATTGGCAAAATTGTATGAAAATGTTGATCCGGTAAGTGATTTGCTGCCAATAAAACCTGCGGCGCATTATACTATGGGCGGTATAGAAGTTGATGCAAATTCATCTACATTCATAAATGGACTTTTTGCAGTAGGAGAGTGTGCAAATCATCAAGTTCATGGAGCAAACAGACTTGGCGGCAACTCTCTTTTAGAGTTGGCGGTATTTGGTAAACAAGCTGGAAAAAATGCTGCAGACTATGCTCAAAATTTTGATAATAAAATAGATGCTGCAGGGCAAAAAGCTTTTTTTGAAAATCAAATAGCAGAGATAAAAAAACTTCCAAATAAAATAAGTTTTTATGAAGAGTATGCGAAGCTTGGAGAGTTGTTTTATAAAAATGTGGGAATAAAGAGAGAGAAATCTGCTTTGCAGAGTGCTTTAGAAAAAGTAAAAGAGATGAAAAGCAGTATATCGCAAATGGGCGTAAATGATAAAACAAAGGTATATAACACAAATCTTTTAGAGTTTTTAGAGTTTAAAAATATGCTCGAACTCAGTGAAACTATCTTAATTTCCGCACTTTATAGAGCTGAAAGCAGAGGAGCTCATTTTAGAGTTGATGCTCCAAATAGAGATGAAAAATTTACATCGCATACTATAATAGACAGGGATGGAGTTGTAAAAGATGAAAATTAA
- a CDS encoding YajQ family cyclic di-GMP-binding protein, producing MAKEHSFDITAKIDMQNFKNAINLVDREIANRYDFKGTSYEINFKEKEKLLILIASSDNKLDTLKDIVIAKLLKQNLSSKVLEELKIEDSSGNNRKMTFKIVDYIESKEAKKIVAEIKNLKLKVTAQIEGDSIRVKGKNLDDLQKVISTIRSMEWEAPLIFENMR from the coding sequence ATGGCAAAAGAGCACTCATTTGATATAACTGCAAAGATTGATATGCAGAATTTTAAAAATGCTATAAATCTTGTTGATAGAGAGATAGCGAATCGTTATGATTTTAAAGGTACTTCTTATGAAATTAATTTTAAAGAGAAAGAGAAACTTTTAATTCTTATAGCATCAAGTGATAACAAACTTGACACACTTAAAGATATTGTTATAGCGAAGCTTTTAAAACAAAATCTTAGTTCAAAAGTGCTTGAAGAGCTAAAAATTGAAGATTCAAGCGGCAATAATAGAAAAATGACTTTTAAAATTGTTGATTATATTGAATCAAAAGAGGCAAAAAAAATAGTAGCTGAGATAAAAAATTTAAAATTAAAAGTTACGGCGCAAATAGAGGGTGATTCCATAAGAGTCAAAGGAAAAAATCTCGATGATTTGCAAAAAGTTATTTCAACTATTCGTTCAATGGAGTGGGAAGCTCCGCTTATTTTTGAAAACATGAGATAA
- a CDS encoding LapD/MoxY N-terminal periplasmic domain-containing protein produces MTLYKQTALILSLFLLIILSTVLILNFHSANKSVQDRLYEDAKNTATSLSFSLGSANGDLSMISTMINANFDSGNYHNITLVDTEKNTLYERVAESDIRIIPEWFRKLINLKAPVAYANVSAGWSQVGILSVQSDATYAYKQLYEIFIDLLLSFALIATISLAILNFLLHAVLKPLKLVQKQAAAITRNEFIIQDKLPCTKELADVVLGMNSMVLKVKTMFEKGNEELKAHKEIEYTDEITQLKNRKYLMDKLPAYLKIDASYEGGVNIIIAFSGVIEANEKIGHKNVDKLFVNIANNFKTYTKNINDSIVSRLNGTEFSLLLPNYSIDNALKLAKSLQKDSQDMILSSGLDLNETSITIGLYAYNHKDTISELLSHSDNALAQAKFNHENIHIEETANALEIMGKDAWRDTINEAIEKDKFSFVSWSVIDTKVNTLAHHILSIHLDLDRNRSYSYAQFMAPTIHSGLCSHIYKKVFTMLFKNSHILPSASTYSLRLPQEYLQDQETYSDISKIMHANAARLPFKLIIELPDELVRQDSKNIRKYIELFRKYNIEIGIFEFIGEGEDYQYLQDLRPVYIKCESNYFLNQSDQSLSSLRLITDSIGISLIAVGVSDIQTLEKLKEKGIYIVQGEITEHILI; encoded by the coding sequence ATGACACTCTACAAACAGACAGCTTTAATTTTATCACTCTTTTTACTTATTATTTTATCAACAGTTTTGATACTCAATTTTCATAGTGCAAACAAGAGCGTTCAGGATAGACTCTATGAAGACGCTAAAAATACCGCAACATCACTAAGTTTTTCGCTTGGAAGCGCTAACGGCGACCTTTCAATGATCTCAACTATGATTAATGCAAATTTTGACAGCGGAAATTATCATAATATTACTCTTGTTGATACTGAAAAAAACACTCTTTATGAAAGAGTTGCCGAAAGCGATATACGAATTATTCCAGAGTGGTTTAGAAAACTGATAAATTTAAAAGCACCCGTTGCATATGCAAATGTCTCTGCGGGATGGAGCCAAGTCGGAATACTAAGCGTACAGAGCGATGCAACATATGCCTATAAGCAACTTTACGAAATTTTTATAGATTTGCTTTTATCTTTTGCACTTATTGCAACAATAAGTCTTGCGATTCTTAACTTTTTACTGCATGCAGTTTTAAAACCTTTAAAACTGGTACAAAAACAGGCAGCAGCAATTACAAGAAATGAGTTTATAATCCAAGATAAACTTCCATGCACAAAAGAGTTGGCAGATGTTGTTTTAGGAATGAACAGCATGGTTTTAAAAGTAAAAACTATGTTTGAAAAAGGAAATGAGGAGTTAAAAGCACATAAAGAGATAGAGTATACTGATGAAATCACACAACTAAAAAACCGTAAATATCTTATGGATAAACTTCCAGCTTATCTCAAAATTGATGCCTCTTATGAAGGCGGTGTCAATATAATTATTGCATTTAGCGGAGTTATTGAAGCAAATGAAAAAATAGGTCATAAAAATGTAGATAAACTTTTTGTAAATATTGCAAATAACTTTAAAACCTATACAAAAAATATTAATGACTCTATTGTCTCTCGATTAAACGGTACAGAATTTTCACTTCTTCTGCCTAACTACTCAATTGACAATGCACTGAAACTAGCAAAATCCTTACAAAAAGATTCTCAGGATATGATTCTATCCTCAGGACTTGATTTAAATGAAACATCTATTACAATAGGGCTCTATGCATATAATCATAAAGACACCATATCCGAACTCTTGTCACACTCCGATAATGCTCTTGCTCAGGCAAAATTCAATCATGAAAATATACATATAGAAGAAACCGCTAATGCCCTTGAAATCATGGGCAAAGATGCTTGGAGAGATACTATAAACGAAGCGATAGAAAAAGATAAATTCAGTTTTGTTTCATGGAGTGTTATAGATACAAAGGTGAATACACTAGCGCATCATATTCTTAGTATACATCTTGATTTGGATAGAAACAGATCTTACAGTTATGCTCAATTTATGGCACCAACAATTCACTCAGGCTTATGCAGCCATATTTATAAAAAAGTTTTTACTATGCTTTTTAAAAATTCTCATATACTTCCCTCTGCATCAACCTACTCTCTAAGACTGCCGCAAGAGTATCTTCAAGATCAAGAAACTTACAGTGATATAAGCAAAATTATGCACGCAAATGCTGCAAGACTTCCTTTTAAACTTATTATAGAACTTCCAGACGAACTTGTTCGCCAAGATTCAAAAAATATTAGAAAATATATAGAGTTATTTAGAAAATATAATATAGAAATAGGCATATTTGAGTTTATCGGTGAGGGTGAGGATTACCAATATTTACAAGATTTAAGGCCTGTATATATAAAATGTGAAAGCAATTATTTCTTAAATCAAAGTGATCAATCTTTATCATCTTTGAGACTAATTACAGACAGTATCGGTATTTCACTTATAGCTGTAGGTGTTAGTGATATACAGACACTAGAGAAGCTAAAAGAAAAAGGTATATATATTGTTCAAGGAGAAATTACAGAACATATTTTAATTTGA
- a CDS encoding DEAD/DEAH box helicase, with the protein MSFNTLGLSAPILKAIKEQGYSEPTPIQKEAIPVILNGRDILAGAQTGTGKTAGFTLPLLELLNKTKPIKTKQKIRALILTPTRELAAQVGESVEVYGKYLPFKSAVIFGGVKINPQLIKLKKGVDIVVATPGRLLDHISQKNIDLRDVEFLILDEADRMLDMGFINDIKKILAILPKQKQTLLFSATYSDEIKKLSDKLLKTPALIEVARRNTTGQAIKQSVYPVDQVRKRELLTHLIKEGKWKQVLVFTRTKHGANRLSGQLEKDGISAVAIHGNKSQNARTKALADFKKGEVRVLVATDIAARGIDIDQLPHVINYELPNVSEDYVHRIGRTGRAGNEGEAISLVCIDEHEYLASIEKLIKNDIQKVWLKDFKPDPSIKAQPINKGNTRNSSARSRSNNKPAQKPSGRKNRNSI; encoded by the coding sequence TCCTATATTAAAAGCTATTAAAGAACAAGGCTATAGCGAGCCGACACCTATTCAAAAAGAGGCAATACCCGTTATTTTAAACGGCAGAGATATTTTAGCCGGAGCTCAGACCGGAACAGGCAAAACAGCAGGTTTTACCCTTCCGCTTCTTGAGCTCTTAAATAAAACAAAACCAATAAAAACAAAACAGAAAATAAGAGCACTTATTTTAACTCCAACAAGAGAGTTGGCTGCGCAAGTCGGCGAGAGTGTTGAAGTGTATGGAAAATACCTCCCTTTTAAATCTGCAGTGATTTTTGGAGGAGTGAAAATCAATCCTCAATTAATAAAGCTTAAAAAAGGTGTTGATATTGTTGTGGCTACGCCGGGCAGGCTTTTAGATCATATCTCTCAAAAAAATATAGATTTAAGAGATGTTGAGTTTCTTATTTTGGATGAAGCAGACAGAATGCTTGATATGGGTTTTATCAATGATATTAAAAAAATATTGGCAATTCTTCCAAAACAAAAACAGACACTGCTTTTTTCGGCTACATACTCTGATGAAATTAAAAAACTCTCAGACAAGCTGCTGAAAACACCTGCTCTTATAGAAGTAGCACGCAGAAATACAACAGGTCAAGCTATAAAACAGAGTGTTTATCCTGTTGATCAGGTTCGTAAGCGCGAACTTTTAACACACCTTATAAAAGAGGGCAAATGGAAGCAGGTTCTTGTTTTTACAAGAACAAAACATGGAGCAAACCGTTTATCTGGGCAGCTTGAAAAGGATGGTATAAGTGCCGTTGCCATTCATGGAAACAAGAGTCAAAATGCCAGAACAAAAGCGCTTGCTGATTTTAAAAAAGGTGAAGTGAGGGTTTTGGTTGCAACGGATATTGCAGCTAGAGGAATAGATATAGATCAGCTTCCTCATGTAATAAACTATGAGCTTCCAAATGTTTCTGAAGATTATGTTCACAGAATTGGGCGAACAGGACGCGCAGGAAATGAAGGAGAGGCTATATCTCTTGTTTGTATAGATGAGCATGAGTATCTTGCAAGTATAGAAAAACTTATCAAAAATGATATTCAAAAAGTGTGGTTAAAAGATTTTAAACCAGACCCTTCCATAAAAGCACAACCTATCAATAAAGGTAACACAAGAAACTCAAGCGCAAGAAGCAGATCTAATAACAAGCCGGCTCAAAAGCCATCTGGAAGAAAAAACAGAAATAGTATATAA
- a CDS encoding YqaA family protein, which translates to MPKINALLFASSGNILAIIVNYFLGFWLYEKTKTKLLASKTGTKAYLFGHNYGYYALIFSWLPIIGDPITLVAGVLRLKFVWFVIIAGILRIARYFALALMV; encoded by the coding sequence ATGCCAAAAATAAACGCACTTCTATTTGCTTCAAGCGGCAATATTCTTGCTATTATCGTAAATTATTTTTTAGGTTTTTGGCTCTATGAGAAGACAAAAACAAAGCTTCTTGCATCAAAAACCGGAACAAAAGCATATCTTTTTGGACATAATTACGGTTATTATGCATTGATTTTTTCATGGCTGCCAATTATTGGAGATCCCATAACATTAGTTGCGGGAGTGCTTAGACTTAAGTTTGTTTGGTTTGTTATAATTGCCGGAATCTTGAGGATTGCAAGATATTTTGCATTAGCCCTTATGGTATAA